ATGTCTTAGTAAATGAGATAAAGGAACTTACCAGTAACTCGCTTATAATTTCGTAAAGAGTTATCGTTACTTTAATGCGTACTTAAATAACTAATTGGACACATTTAAAGGATGTCACTGTGCAATAGAAAGTAAATCTATTTCCAAATGAACCATTCTGCTTTTCAAGGAGTTCCATTTAGTAAGAGGATCCTAAAGGCCGCTCAACtgttcttgaatggcagaggtaaggaacagtgacattgccctagctagtaaggtaatgtcctagagattgaccatatttactgtacatagcaACAgcccccaagctaagaccagggagggccaggtaataacagccgttgactcagcaggtagacctataggctccccaaaacacccccatcctgagctcacaaggatggtgagattgtagacaccacaagaaactatcaagttagTCGAGACTCGAACCCCATCCCGGCcgacgccaggcagggacgtttccaataggccaccacaacccatgttCTGTTGGTATGAGATAAGggagaaatttaagaataatatgCCTTATCAGCATCACTAAATAAAGGATATTTCTCTTTATTTGGAAGTTTTTGAGCGTTTATGGGCTACTAATGTGGATATACTGATATCTTTTTAAAGAGCTGTTGAAGCTTAGATAACTCAGTATATCCAAATCAAGATTAAAATAAGCACACTCATAGATTATTGTTTAGACTTTATCATTAATCCATAAAGTAATTAGTTTATCTAGACTTGTAAGGCAATAGaggaaaacaaattaataaaaaaaatgaaaaggtatTTATTACAGACATCATCAGTTTAATTATCAcctagaaaattatttatataataaaacattcttaaCCTCCATCAATACATACCATAGGTTTGGCTGGTCTATTAGAAACATCCctgtctttagtgtctgcaacctcatcatccttgagagCTATGTGTATggtatttaggggagcctataggtttacctgctaaattatcagcagccattgcctggccctccctggtcctagcttgggtagagaggcaaTTGGTCTGTTAGTGCATTGTCAATATCCCTTGCTTCcgtcatttatgagcgacctttaaaccttataccTTTAGAACGGTAATATATTCTTGAATATGATATTAAAACTGGAAGTCATTGGTGATTTTATATATTGCAGAGGGAAGGAACGTTTGTTACTGTGACGGGAGTTCGACATCCATTTAGTCAATCAATCAATTGGTAAGTAATTATGCAACATGCTATCTGAAAAGAATGcaaaaaaatcttataataatcTTTAGTTTTTtgggaaaaattaaagtaaaatttaaaaaaaggacaaaGCCAGATCTAAGGTGATTTTTTACCTCCTTTATAAGTATTTCATAGCTTttaaaacaaatgagttcaatagatATATAAACGCATATGTACCTTTTGAACtcaccgctcccccccccccccccgccccatctCACCCGTCCAGTGTtcgccccacacacacacacacacacacacacacacacaaaacaagtaCAAAAAGGAGCATCGacagattcttttttcttttatttttcttttactgtagtaagtacttttttctctcttttgaagAATAAACCAATGATATTTTGACTGGTCTTTTGTCATttactttatatacttttttttttacatttcatattttaatttttctattcatatgattagttttttgttatttttttttcttggtaacaTGGAATTATCAGTATCTGGTTTGAAATATCTTTTACGGAGCAATAATTACAGATTGTTCCTTCTGTGTTCATTGCTGTTATAACAATTAGATCGAAAGGAGTGATCATTATATACATGAAACAATGTATGAAATCATTACCCGCATGAAACTAGGTAATTGAAATTGTGTAAATAAATGTTGGGGTCTGCGATATTGCTTATCAAGAGTTGAATTGGCTAAATTGATTATAGACTTAGCAATACAAAACCCATAATAGTCAAAGATatctgacttgaaaaaaaaaatccgtcttcTTGGAATTtctgtcaaacattttttttttttgtaaagaaaagtGATGAAATAAAGAATAGAGATACAGAGATTAAATCGACCTGTGCAATTGTGTGCTGCATTAAATAAGGACCTGCACTAAGTCTTGACATCCTGCTTGTTGAACTTCTTATTCTGTTGTCATTGGATGACTATCGTTTCGATAACAACCGTTTGGATAACAAACATTTGAATAACAACCGTTCGGATAGCGACCATTCGCATAACAACCTTTGGGCGAACACACGGTTGGATAACGATCATTCGGATAACGACCATTCAGATAACAACCGTTTAGATAATGGCCATTTGGATGATGACCTTTTGAATAACGATCATTCTCATTCGAATAGCATGAATTTGGATAACGATTATTTGAATAACAACCCTTTGAATAACGACCCTTTGGATAACGGCCATTTGGACAATAACCATTTGGATAATGACCATTTGAATAATGACCCTTTGTATAACGACCATTTCTACGATAACCATTTGGATAATGACCATTTGAAAAACGACCATTTCAATAACGACCATTTGGACAATAACAGTTTGGGTAATAACCATTTGAATAACGACCCTATGAATATCAACTCTTTGAATAACGACTCATTTGATAACAACCATTTGGACAATAACCATTTGGATAATGACCATTTGAATATTGACCCTTTGGATAACGACCCTTTGGATAATGATTATTTGGACAATAATCGTTTGGATGATGACCATTTGAATAACGACCCTTTGGATAACGAGCATTCAGAAAATAACTGTTTGGATAATGACTATTTGAATAATGACCTCTGGATAACAACCATTTAGACAATAACTGTTTGCATAATGACCATTTAAATAACAATGCTTTGGATAACGACCATTTGAACAATAACAGTTTGGATTATGACCATTTGAATAACGGCCCTTTGGATAACGACCATTAGGATAATAACTGTTTGGATGAAGACCATTCAAATAACAACCCTTTGGATAATGGCCATTCGGATACCGACGAATTTAGATAAGGACCCTTGATTAATGACCATTCGTATAACGACCACTCAGATAACGACTATTTGGATAATGAGCGGTGTCCTGAAAATACAAGAAATGGCAAATAGCCTTCCCAAGAACCACACAAGAAACTGCTGTACTCCCTTTGCATCTCACAGCTGTATTTATGGAAATGCAATTAAGACCATCGTACCCGAGCAGTCACTTCCATTTAAGTATGAGATAAAGACCCAGAAATTTAGACTCGGGCTCATGGCGAAAGATAACTAATCCTTGCAAGTAATCTTTGCAACCAATCCTTGGACCGAAGCCAAGCGATAAGGAGGAAGTTATAGGAGAATGAATAAACTGTATCAGTTTCCGTTGAGGCAAGCTTATTATTTGTGGGGGTAGGAACTGCAAATacgtttgacgggtcgcgtaccctgTAATTGAAacactaattttaactttaatagGAAAAGTAAGGAACGGCATGATTGGAAATAATTTATAGAGTATTGGAGTCTCCTTGGTAGAGACAATTGCTTGTAACTGATGCCTGATGACCCAATAATGTTCCTTGATGAGCTAATCTGCATTCTTCAACAGATCCACCATTCTGATCCAATTGTTATTCGCTTGTTCCAGTTTCCTTCTGCATAACATTATTCCCGTTTTTCTGATGAACATTGTAACTTGCTCGTTGAAATGGGGaatttcaaaagaatatttctCTCAGGTATCATCTTAAATTTCCAGCTTTCTCTCAGGTATCATCTTAAATTTCCAGCTTCCACTTTGTCTATACTCACACTAACACACACGGAtagagtatatgtgtatgtgtgtatatatatatatatatatatatatatatatatatatatatatatatatatatatatatatatatatatatatatatatatatatatatatatatatgtatatatatataaatatatattattactagctaagctacaaccctacttggaaaagcaagatgctataagcccaagggttccactagggaaaaatagcccagtgaggaaaggaaataaggaaataaataaatgatgagaacaagttaacaataaattattctaaaacagcaaaaacgtcaaaacagatatgtcctatataaatttttaacaatgtaaaaaacagatatatcatatataaactataaaaagactcatgtcagcctggtcaacataaaaacatttgctccaactttgaactttgaagttctactgattcaactacccgactaggaagatcattccacaacttggtaacagctggaataaaacttctagaatactgtgtagtattgagcctcatgatggagaaggcctggctactagaattaactgcctgcctagtattacgaacaggatggaattatccagggagatctgaatgtaaaggatggtcagagttatgaaaaatcttatgcaacatgcataatgaactaattgaacgacggtgccaaagattaatatctagatcaggaataagaaatttaatagactgtaagtttctgtccaataaattaagaagagaatcagcagctgaacaccagacaggagaacaatactcaaaacaaggtaaaatgaaagaattaaaacacttcagaataaattgatcaccgaaaatcttaaaagactttctcaataagccaattttttgtgcaattgaagaagacacagacctaatgtgtttctcaaaagtaaatttactgtcgagaatcacacctaaaattttaaaagagtcatacaaatttaaagaaacattattaatactgaagtccggatgttgaggagccaccgtccttgacctacttacagtcatactttgggttttgttaggattcaacttcatacaccataatttgcatcacgcactaatttcagctaaatctctattaagggattcatcaaccccacatctacattcaggggatggaattgatgtaaagagagtagcaccatctgcatatgcaacaagcttgttttctaggccaaaccacatgtcatgtgtatatagtatgaaaagtaatgggccaagaacactaccctgtggaacaccggatatcacactcctatactcactatggtgcccatcaacaacaactctgagttctattacttaaaaaatcaataataatgctaagaaacgacccacccactcccaactgtttgagtttgaaaataagggcctcatgattaacacggtcaaaggcagcactaaaattaaggccaatcatatgaacttccttaccacaatcaagggatttctgtacagcattggaaattgtaagaagggcatcacatgctccaaggcctttatgaaaaccaaattgcaaactagggaatagatgattaccttcagcaaacctattaggacgttttgccagatgacgttaaaaaactttagataatatgggagatatggaaactgggcggtaatcagtgggacttgagctaccacaaacatttatatagaggagtaacattaccaatcctccaacaggtgctaaaagctcctcttcttgctgacttgcacaaaataacagataactttggagctaagaaatctgctgtctttataaaaaacaaaggaaaaataccatttgggtctacacctccataagcatcaaggtccatcaacagagcttcaatttcacgagatcaaaaagctaaactagttaatttagcctcaggaaaacatgaatgaggaagttccagtttttcattactctgtttactgtcaaaaacatcagccaaaagggttgcctttacctttggacagtgagtgactgagcaatctggtttaagtaaaggaggaactgttgcatctacaccaaagagtgcagatttaagggtagaccaccatttatgttcctgagttgtaccagaaagggtttcttttatagttaaattgtactccttttcagttgaggcataaactctctgagaaaaagctcgaagctgagtatagttattccaggtcaaatctgatctgttacccttccaaagatgataggcctcctgcttctccaaataagcaatcatcattgaaccacggtttgtccttcactcggtaccttaacacacgagaagggatacgcctatcaattatgttgactatattctcattcaaagcaacaaaaaggatctacactactataaaattgtgacagattcaagcacaaaagatcatgcaaaatcccattccagtctgcttgggatttcaaataaattttacaagagtatgatatatcagggacaggctgctcagtcttcactactaatgaaatcaaggcatgatcaggtgtcccgactggagaactaaccttactagttataacgccaggggagtcagtgtatacgaggtccaagcaattaccagacctgtgggtagcttcatttatgatttgctcacagcctgattcagaggcaacgtctaaagctcttaagccatggcgatcggtaggggagatagaacttaaccactccctatggggagcattaaaatcaccaacaaagacaaaagaagcctttctatcatcttcttatatcatagccataatggtaagaagacaatcgaagatagaatcatccctgtctggattccggtagatcgaacacaaataaaagttgttatgcctgccacaaacttttattacctgaatctcatgacatccacattgatagcaggacttatgagaagcagagtactcagtcctaatatacacagccattcccctggccctagggatggcatcacgtctcaatattattggcttcttaaaaccagttataaggagctcagatgagtgcctcatattagaagccagagtttctgagcacaaaagaatatcatactgtctggacgcaactgtaaggtcttgaatatttgcatgaagaccgtgaatattgcaatacagaagacgacattgacgaaatctaggacatactggtcccggatttcgctcaatgtctccagaccgcataagaattaatagaaataaaaaagagacatcatacttgaaaactagattaacaagaattataacaaaaacaatatgtacagaattaaaaataaagtgattgatgaaacccatagactatagtaaaaagtcggaaaaactggtcaacatggaggagccgatacatcatgtaaggctaaataccctccaggatagccacttcaactgaagggaggacagtaaggatggttttgagaagaaaaagaatcagaaaaggaaaagacaacctcttgataaaccaccaggcatccctgGCCCTTCCATTAAGCCTGCCCTACACaccacttaaaaaaaacaagaggaagaaaaaaaaatagtaagaaaataataagatagaatagtgtgcccgagtgtaccctcaagcaagagaactctaacccaagacagtggaagaccatggtacagaggctatggcactacccaagactagagaacaatggtttaattttggagtgtccttctcctagaagagctgcttaccatagctaaagagtctattctacccttaccaagaggaaagtacactgaacaactacagtacagtaattaaccccttgggtgaagaagtgtttagtatctcattgttgtcaggtatattctgtgtaagtgtagacaaagaaaaaagaaatatatatatatatatatatatatatatatatatatatatatatattacggcaggcaaattacataaactcccgagctccaaacgtacctgtttatttttacataaatctgttaaacttgaaaattaatactgaagctctgagaaaattacatcactcccagacggcaatatatatatgagcataatatccaaaggtttcttacttaacactcaaaacaaaactgggagatTAATTGATAAGAACGATTCA
This genomic stretch from Palaemon carinicauda isolate YSFRI2023 chromosome 12, ASM3689809v2, whole genome shotgun sequence harbors:
- the LOC137650831 gene encoding putative uncharacterized protein DDB_G0286901, translated to MNHSAFQGVPFSKRILKAAQLFLNGRGPALSLDILLVELLILLSLDDYRFDNNRLDNKHLNNNRSDSDHSHNNLWANTRLDNDHSDNDHSDNNRLDNGHLDDDLLNNDHSHSNSMNLDNDYLNNNPLNNDPLDNGHLDNNHLDNDHLNNDPLYNDHFYDNHLDNDHLKNDHFNNDHLDNNSLGNNHLNNDPMNINSLNNDSFDNNHLDNNHLDNDHLNIDPLDNDPLDNDYLDNNRLDDDHLNNDPLDNEHSENNCLDNDYLNNDLWITTI